The genomic window GTTAAAAATGAGTTGCTGCAACCCATGCCATTTGCACAAATACTAGTGCTGAATAATTACAGGGGCGCCATATCCAATAATTTCGGAAATTTCTCGTTGGTTGTTGAAGAAGCTGATTCAGTTCTGATTTCAAGTGTCGGATATAAAACGAAATACATTCAGATACCCACTGATCTGCCATCGAAATTTTATAATATGGATATCATTCTCAGGGTGGACACACTGGCAATAAGAGAAGCAAGGATTTATCCCTGGAAAAGCTATGAAGAATTCAGGGAAGCATTTGTCAATCTTAATCTTCCTACGGATGATATGGAGCGGGCACGCAGAAACATAGCCCTCATCAGAACACAGATTATCATGGATCATGAACCAAGTGCCAGGGCCAATTTCAGGTATATAATGGAACAGCAGTACCAACAAACGTTTATCCAGGGCCAAAATCCGTCGTACCAGCTTTTAAATCCGTTTGCATGGGCCAAGTTTTTTAAAGCTCTTAAACGGGGCGATTTCAAAAGAAAAGATTAAACACCGGAAAAACCAATAACCGGAAAACACAAAAGAAATGCGGAAGTCATTATTGTTTATCGCAGGCTTACTATGTACAACTGCATTTCTTTCTGCTCAACAAAAGGCAACTGTCAAAGGAATCGTAAGCGATGAAAACGGTCCTTTACCCGGGGCGTCCATTATAGATCTTAACACAAGGAAAGGTACCGTTGCTGATGCGGATGGATCATTTCAGCTTGTAATTCCTGCAAATAAACAGGTGCAAATTGAATTTTCATTCGTCGGCTATAAAAAAGACACATTAACTGTAACTGCGGAACCCGGCGAAACGATTGGAATAAATACAAAGATCAGTCCGCTGCCTGGACAGGTCGGTGAAGTTGTTGTGGAAAGCTGGTATGACCGGGCTGAGGCACTTCAGCAAATAACCATAGGTTCTGTGGAGCATCTTCCGCTTCCATCCGGAAATATTGAATCCATCCTGACTACCATGGGTGCTTCGAGCCGCAATGAGATGAGTTCACAATATTCCGTTCGTGGAGGCAACTTTGATGAAAACCTTATTTATGTCAACGGTATCCAGATTTACAAACCGCTCCTGGTAAAAGCCGGACAGCAGGAAGGCCTGAGTTTTATCAATCCGTCCATGGTTTCTTCCATCCAATTCGCTGCAGGCGGATTCGATGCCAGATATGGTGATAAAATGTCTTCCGTGCTGGATATCCGATATAAACGACCGGTTGCGTTTGGTGCCAGTGCATCCGCAAGTTTGCTGGGTGCATCAGCCCATGTGGAAGGAACCGCACTGAAAAACCGGTTCACTCATATTACAGGGATCCGTTATAAAAGCAACCAGTACCTGATTAAAAGCATGCAGACCGAAGGGGATTTCAAACCCAATTTTTTTGATTTCCAGACCTTCCTTACCTATGATGTCACATCGCAACTGGAGTTATCTTTCCTTGGCAACGCATCGGTAAATACATACAATGTGATTCCTCAATCGAGGGAAACGGCTTTCGGAACGTACCAGGAACCTCTGAATTTCAGAATATATTATGAAGGACAGGAAAAAGACCGGTTTGCCACAATGTTAGGCGCACTCAGCCTTAACTACAGGATTAGCGATAAATTGTCAATGGGATTAACTGCATCTTCTTATTCGACTTCCGAGAAAATAACATATGATATTTTAGGACAGTACTGGATTGATTTACTTGACAATACACCAGGATCAAAAACGGCAGGGGACAGTATTCTTAACCTCGGATATGGAGGGAACCTGTTGCATGCCAGGAATTTCCTGGATGCAACGATTATGAACGTGAATTATAAAGGAACCTTTACCTCAGGTAACCACCAGGTCAACTGGGGAATCGGAGTTCAGTATGAATCATTTGATGACAGGCTGAAGGAATGGGAAATGATTGATTCGGCTGGTTTTACAATGCCTTACTCCGACGAAGCAATAACTTTGCAGCACGTTGTCAATGCAAAAAACAGGCTTAATTCAAACCGGTTCAACAGCTTTGTACAGGATATGGTAAACCTGCAGGCAGGTGAAACACAGATTCTGGTAAATGCAGGTATCCGGTTTAATTATCTCACTACCAACGAACAGTTCCTGGTGAGCCCCAGGGTACGGGTCACTTTTATTCCTGATTGGGAAAATAAGATTAGCTTTCACACCGCCGTAGGGTGGTATTATCAGCCACCGTTCTATAAAGAAATGAGGGATCCGCAGGGAAAATTGTACCCCCGGATAAAAGCTCAGCGGTCAATCGATTTCACCGCAGGTATGAACCTGGATTTTTTAATGTGGAACCGACCGTTCAGACTTACTTCAGAAGTTTACTATAAAAACCTGAATCACCTGGTGCCTTATATTATTGATGATGTGGATATACAATACCTGCCACAGTATTCGGCAAAGGGTTATGCCACAGGCATTG from Bacteroidales bacterium includes these protein-coding regions:
- a CDS encoding carboxypeptidase-like regulatory domain-containing protein, whose product is MNKRPLLTIVILVFLVSATKAQEKKLVQLTGTVKNELLQPMPFAQILVLNNYRGAISNNFGNFSLVVEEADSVLISSVGYKTKYIQIPTDLPSKFYNMDIILRVDTLAIREARIYPWKSYEEFREAFVNLNLPTDDMERARRNIALIRTQIIMDHEPSARANFRYIMEQQYQQTFIQGQNPSYQLLNPFAWAKFFKALKRGDFKRKD
- a CDS encoding carboxypeptidase-like regulatory domain-containing protein, producing the protein MRKSLLFIAGLLCTTAFLSAQQKATVKGIVSDENGPLPGASIIDLNTRKGTVADADGSFQLVIPANKQVQIEFSFVGYKKDTLTVTAEPGETIGINTKISPLPGQVGEVVVESWYDRAEALQQITIGSVEHLPLPSGNIESILTTMGASSRNEMSSQYSVRGGNFDENLIYVNGIQIYKPLLVKAGQQEGLSFINPSMVSSIQFAAGGFDARYGDKMSSVLDIRYKRPVAFGASASASLLGASAHVEGTALKNRFTHITGIRYKSNQYLIKSMQTEGDFKPNFFDFQTFLTYDVTSQLELSFLGNASVNTYNVIPQSRETAFGTYQEPLNFRIYYEGQEKDRFATMLGALSLNYRISDKLSMGLTASSYSTSEKITYDILGQYWIDLLDNTPGSKTAGDSILNLGYGGNLLHARNFLDATIMNVNYKGTFTSGNHQVNWGIGVQYESFDDRLKEWEMIDSAGFTMPYSDEAITLQHVVNAKNRLNSNRFNSFVQDMVNLQAGETQILVNAGIRFNYLTTNEQFLVSPRVRVTFIPDWENKISFHTAVGWYYQPPFYKEMRDPQGKLYPRIKAQRSIDFTAGMNLDFLMWNRPFRLTSEVYYKNLNHLVPYIIDDVDIQYLPQYSAKGYATGIEFKINGEFVKDAESWASLSFLRTREDRIGDRYGSYPRASDQLVNFGLYFQDYFPSNPSYRLNLNVYFGSRLPYNSYNYDNPLKYYHLQAYRRIDIGITKSLMSNRFGETRVSRTFKDISFTAEIFNLFGFKNEASFQWIRTVRNQEGIPNVFAVPNYLTGRMLNVKISVKF